From a region of the Vanrija pseudolonga chromosome 2, complete sequence genome:
- the ARB_07893_0 gene encoding Beta-hexosaminidase, with protein MPSLPLLVVLLGLLAHAAATSSPLNLLPQPTHSSIGNTTTCLDPGFSISFSAHAPADLRAAATRATRAIRASKMRYLSPTYGAEFFPATGGCTHWVKSLTVAVSDAAPIAAHATRKAEARVEGYNLTLPTDGEAQIAADTALGAFRGLTSFQNLWYRHNNDIYAPFAPYSIADSPQFPWRSLLLDTSRNFFDPATLRDMLDAMARVKLSVFHWHLTDSQSWPLRLNAMPELADKGAYEPSKVYSEADVRQITAYANARGIDVVLEIDTPGHTASLWYSHPELIACHAASPWGDYANEPPAGQLRFADPNVTAWTAQLFTNVIPLTSSAYFGTGGDELNVNCMMSDAATNATLAAKNITLQEALAQFTQGTHKTLLEHKRSPMVWEEMVLDHGDLGLSNDTVVDVWISSANTSAVADKGYKLVHASSDYFYLDCGRGEWINQDGGANSWCDPFKNWQLMYSFDPYNNITDAQRALVLGGQASLWAEQADASNYETVLWPRAAALAELFWTGSANTGNASFPRSALDALPRMHDARFRLLDAGVASTPLAPEWCALRPGACDLTS; from the coding sequence ATGCCGAGCCtacccctcctcgtcgtcctcctcggcctgctggcacacgccgcggccacgtCCTCCCCGCTCAATCTCCTCCCGCAGCCCACCCACTCGAGCATAGGCAACACGACGACCTGCCTCGACCCGGGCTTCAGcatctccttctcggcgcATGCGCctgccgacctgcgcgcggccgcgacccgCGCAACCCGCGCGATCCGCGCGTCGAAGATGCGCTACCTCTCGCCCACTTACGGTGCCGAGTTCTTCCCGGCCACCGGAGGCTGCACGCACTGGGTCAAGTCGCTCACTGTCGCcgtcagcgacgccgcgccgatcgCGGCCCACGCTacgcgcaaggccgaggcccgcGTTGAGGGGTACAACCTCACTCTGCCGACCGACGGGGAGGCGCAGATCGCGGCAGAcacggccctcggcgcgttcCGCGGCCTCACGTCGTTCCAGAACCTGTGGTACCGCCACAACAACGACATCTacgcgccgttcgcgccCTACTCCATAGCCGATAGCCCGCAGTTCCCctggcgctcgctgctgctcgacacgTCGCGCAACTTCTTCGACCCGGCGACCCTGCGTGACATGCTCGACGCAATGGCGCGCGTCAAGCTCAGCGTGTTCCACTGGCACCTGACCGACTCGCAGTCctggccgctgcggctgAACGCGatgcccgagctcgccgacaagggGGCGTATGAGCCGAGCAAGGTTTACTCCGAGGCGGATGTGCGCCAGATCACCGCGTACGCTAACGCGCGCGGGATCGACGTCGTGCTTGAGATCGACACGCCGGGACACACCGCCAGCCTGTGGTACTCGCACCCCGAGCTCATCGCGTGCCAtgccgcctcgccgtggGGGGACTATGCGAACGAGCCGCCCGCTGGCCAGCTGCGCTTCGCGGACCCGAACGTCACGGCGTGGACGGCGCAGCTGTTCACCAACGTCATCCCGCTCACCAGCTCTGCTTACTTCGGCACCGggggcgacgagctcaacgTGAACTGCATGAtgagcgacgcggcgacgaacgcgaccctcgccgccaagaacATCACGCTGCAGGAGGCGCTGGCGCAGTTCACACAGGGCACGCACAagacgctgctcgagcacaaGCGCTCCCCGATGGTGTGGGAGGAGATGGTGCTCGACCACGGCGACCTGGGCCTGAGCAACGAcacggtcgtcgacgtgtgGATCTCGTCGGCCAACACGAGCGCGGTAGCGGACAAGGGGTACAAGCTGGTGCACGCGAGCTCGGACTACTTCTACCTCGACTgcgggcgcggcgagtgGATCAACCAGGACGGCGGCGCAAACTCGTGGTGCGACCCGTTCAAGAACTGGCAGCTCATGTACTCGTTCGACCCGTACAACAACATTACGGACGcacagcgcgcgctcgtgctcggcggccagGCGAGCCTGtgggccgagcaggccgacgcgAGCAACTACGAGACGGTGCTCTggccgcgggcggcggcgctcgccgagctcttcTGGACCGGGTCGGCCAACACGGGTAACGCGTCGTtcccgcgctcggcgctcgacgctctCCCGCGCATGCACGACGCGAGATTCAGactgctcgacgccggtgtGGCGTCTACGCCGTTGGCGCCGGAGTGGTGTGCCCTGCGTCCTGGCGCGTGCGACCTCACGTCGTAG
- the prh1 gene encoding putative ATP-dependent RNA helicase prh1 yields the protein MPPAQPGPSKPKATMANGTTPKAKPKTRVANFFSDDDEADHERAAAAGAAPANGVVRKKRRLNDKHGKGKARSEELERIAAELLVKRYELPFYQGRRDILSQILDNDTVVIIGETGCGKSTQLGQLLRRHALALEHYGPRGPSVAITQPRRLPTISLATRVAAEMGVAVGGEVGYAVRFEDATSRDTRVRFMTEGVLMRELANDGPQAKKDKGKANGEAKDDTAADDPLNLLLRYDVVIIDEAHERTLNTDFLLGSMKKIQRLRKARAGEGVKPLKIVIMSATLDPVKFTSFFSGAPALHVPGRMFDVATSHTAKPVDDFVEAAADAALMVHTRKPSPVGEMLVFMPGSDEIENLVSLLKRRGNDLAPDATQLQVLPLYASLPATAQSKIFAPVPGNTRRVVVATNIAETSLTIPGVGFVIDSGYKKEKEFIYRASGAIEHLRKMEISQASAWQRTGRAGREMPGECLRLYTEAAFRKMPEFDTPEIQRCNLANAVLQLIAMRQDPFAFEYIDPPSRDSIAAAFRTLAGLGAISSPTDITPLGRQMLHYPLDPEHARILVAAFELGCAAELIDILALVVSGPVFHDRGDTRETAAAARAKFIHRDGDHLTAMNVLRAYLSLRSGDNDDGDDDDRPKAGKGGIGAWCRDNHVNGKTLAAAARVRAQLRMLAERHGADASSSCAGDFSLVGRALLQGLFMNTAVIQADGSYRQTVGSLTVKIHPSSVLAGRKVPAIVYDELAITSAIYARNVSAFDQDLLVTVPWFQKAGAAQPVSRKTV from the exons ATGCCGCCCGCACAACCGGGGCCGagcaagcccaaggccacgATGGCGAACGGCACAacgcccaaggccaagcccaaAACCCGCGTGGCCAACTTcttcagcgacgacgacgaggccgaccacgagcgcgctgccgctgctggtgccgcgccggcgaACGGCGTGGTGCGCAAGAAGCGGCGGCTGAACGACAAGcacggcaagggcaaggcgcgctccgaggagctggagcgcattgccgccgagctgctggtcAAGCGGTACGAGCTGCCATTCTACCAGG GCCGGAGAGACATCCTGTCCCAGATCCTGGACAACGACACGGTCGTGATCATCGGCGAGACGGGCTGCGGCAAGTCGACGCAGCTTGGCCAGTTGTTGCGGCGGCACGCGCTCGCACTGGAGCACTACGGCCCGCGCGGCCCCTCGGTGGCCATCACGCAGCCGCGCCGTCTGCCGACGATCAGCCTGGCGACGCGCGTGGCGGCCGAGAtgggcgtcgccgtcggcggcgaggtgggctaCGCCGTGCGATTCGAggacgcgacgtcgcgcgacaCGCGGGTGCGCTTCATGACTGAGGGCGTGTTGatgcgcgagctggccaacGACGGGCCgcaggccaagaaggacaagggcaaggcaaATGGCGAGGCGAAGgacgacaccgccgccgacgacccgctcaacctcctcctccggtacgacgtcgtcatcatcgacgaggcgcacgagCGCACGCTCAACACGGATTTCCTCCTCGGGTCCATGAAGAAGATCCAGCGGCTGCGGAaagcgcgcgcgggcgagggggtCAAGCCACTCAAGATTGTGATTATGAGCGCGACCCTCGACCCGGTGAAATTCACGTCCTTCTTctctggcgcgccggcgctgcacGTCCCCGGACGCATGTTCGACGTCGCGACGAGCCACACGGCCAAGCCGGTCGACGACTTTGTCGAggctgctgccgacgccgcgttGATGGTGCACACGCGCAAGCCGAGCCCGGTCGGCGAGATGCTCGTGTTCATGCCGG GCTCTGACGAAATCGAGAACCTCGTGTCCCTCCTCAAGCGCAGGGGTAACGACCTCGCGCCGGACGCGACGCAGCTCCAAGTCCTGCCGCTGTACGCCTCGCTccccgcgacggcgcagtcCAAGATCTTCGCCCCCGTGCCGGGCAACACGCGGCGCGTGGTCGTGGCCACCAACATTGCCGAGACGTCGCTCACGATccccggcgtcggcttcgtcATCGACTCGGGCTACAAGAAGGAAAAAGAGTTCATCTACCGCGCGTCGGGCGCAATCGAGCACCTGCGCAAAATGGAGATCTCgcaggcgtcggcgtggcagCGGACCggccgcgcaggccgcgAAATGCCAGGCGAGTGCCTGCGGCTGTACACCGAGGCCGCGTTCCGCAAGATGCCAGAGTTCGACACGCCCGAAATCCAGCGGTGTAACCTCGCCAACGCGGTGCTGCAGCTCATCGCGATGCGACAGGACCCCTTTGCATTCGAGTACATTGACCCAccgtcgcgcgactcgaTCGCCGCGGCGTTCCGCACActcgctggcctcggcgccatctcCTCCCCCACCGACATCACCCCGCTGGGACGGCAAATGCTGCACTACCCACTCGATCCGGAACACGCGCGtatcctcgtcgcggcgttcgagctcggctgcgccgccgagctgatcgacatcctcgcgctcgttgTCTCTGGGCCAGTGTTCCACGATCGCGGGGACACgcgcgagacggcggcggccgcgcgcgcaaagTTTATCCACCGAGACGGCGACCACCTGACCGCGATGAACGTCCTGCGCGCTTACCTCTCCCTGCGGTCCGgtgacaacgacgacggcgacgacgacgacaggccAAAAGCAGGCAagggcggcatcggcgcctGGTGCCGCGACAACCACGTCAACGGCAAGACgctggcggccgccgcgcgcgtgcgcgcccaGCTGCgcatgctcgccgagcggcacggcgcggacgcgagctcgtcgtgcgccggCGACTTtagcctcgtcggccgcgcgctcctccagGGCCTGTTCATGAACACGGCCGTCATCCAGGCCGACGGGAGCTACAGGCAGACGGTCGGCTCGCTCACCGTCAAGATCCACCCGTcgagcgtgctcgccggccgcAAGGTGCCTGCCATCGTgtacgacgagctggcgatCACGAGCGCAATCTACGCGCGCAACGTGAGCGCGTTCGACCAGGACCTGCTTGTCACCGTGCCGTGGTTCCAGAAGGCGGGGGCCGCGCAGCCCGTCAGCCGGAAAACAGTCTAG
- the galE_0 gene encoding UDP-glucose 4-epimerase — translation MSNDTQLKRVLVTGGLGYIGSHVVLSLLLSQRYLPIVIDNCHNAFPEAVKRCAEIARDELGPNAPQPLFHRADLRNAAEIDAVFEKYAADGGIWGVVHLAALKAVGESGELPLSYYRVNVAGTISLLESMQKNNVNNFVFSSSATVYGTPEVIPIPETSPLQPESAYGRTKAMVEEILHDVCRSGTLERKSPLKAVSVRYFNPAGAHPSGKLGEEPRGKPGNLLPLLAQMAIGREKSELKVFGNDYPGSPDGTCVRDYLHIMDLAEGHVLALDAIAVPESQPNIFSNNDARKDGFYRAFNLGRGKGQSVLMMIEAMRKATGFNYQYEIVGRRIGDVPDLTANPALAEKELGFLAKRDLDSMCRDLWNFQTKNPKGYEPSA, via the exons ATGTCCAACGACACTCAGCTCAAG cgcgtcctcgtcacgGGCGGCCTCGGATACATCGGATCGCACGTCGTCCTCAGCCTGCTCCTCTCGCAGCGCTACCTCCCCATCGTCATCGACAACTGCCACAACGCCTTCCCCGAGGCCGTTAAGCGCTGCGCCGAGATTGCCCGCGATGAGCTTGG CCCCAACGCGCCCCAGCCCCTGTtccaccgcgccgacctccgcaacgccgccgagattGACGCCGTGTTTGAGAAgtacgccgccgacggcggcatcTGGGGCGTTGTCCACCTCGCTGCTCTCAAGGCcgtcggcgagtcgggcgagctCCCCCTCTCCTACTACCGCGTGAACGTTGCCGGCACCATCTCGCTCCTCGAG TCTATGCAGAAGAACAATGTCAACAACTTTgtcttctcgtcgtcggccaccGTCTACGGCACCCCCGAGGTCATCCCCATCCCCGAGACGTCGCCCCTCCAGCCCGAGTCTGCCTACGGACGGACAAAGGCCATGGTCGAGGAGATCCTCCACGACGTCTGCCGCTCCGGCACCCTCGAGCGCAAGTCGCCCCTCAAGGCCGTCTCGGTCCGCTACTTCAA CCCCGCTGGCGCCCACCCCTccggcaagctcggcgaggagcctCGCGGCAAGCCTGGAAACCTCCTGCCCCTGCTCGCGCAGATGGCCATTGGCCGTGAGAAGTCGGAGCTCAAGGTGTTCGGCAACGACTACCCCGGCTCGCCAGACGGCACCTGCGTCCGCGACTACCTGCACATCATGGACCTTGCCGAGGGCcacgtcctcgcgctcgacgcgatcgCGGTGCCCGAGTCGCAGCCCAACATCTTCTCGAACAACGACGCCAGGAAGGACGGCTTCTACCGCGCCTTCAACCTCGGCCGTGGCAAGGGCCAGTCTGTGCTCATGATGATCGAGGCCATGCGCAAGGCGACCGGCTTCAACTACCAGTACGAGATTGTCGGAAGGCG TATCGGCGACGTTCCCGACCTCACTGCCAACCCCGCGCTGGCTGAGAAGGAGCTGGGCTtcctcgccaagcgcgacctcgacagcATGTGCCGCGACCTCTGGAACTTCCAGACCAAGAACCCCAAGGGTTACGAGCCCAGCGCTTAA
- the RLI1 gene encoding Translation initiation factor RLI1 — protein MSDKLTRIAIVSDDKCKPKKCRQECKRSCPVVKMGKLCIEVTPNDKKAFISEELCIGCGICVKKCPFEAIQILNLPTNLESHVTHRYAANAFKLHRLPTPRPGQVLGLVGTNGIGKSTALKVLSGKLKPNLGRYDDPPEWTEIIKYFRGSDLQNFFTKVLEDDIKAVTKPQYVDQIPRSIKVPHMTVGKMFDRQTELDNRKQLEEDLELAKLQDREVGQLSGGELQRFAIAIASVRKADIYMFDEPSSYLDIRQRLAAARVIRGLVTPTNYVVVVEHDLSTLDYLSDFICVFYGVPGTYGVVTMPYSVREGINIFLDGMIPTENMRFREESLTFRIAETVDENAAAPNLQSYTYPAMTKTLGNFKLHVAEGDFADSEIIVLLGENGMGKTTLVQLLGGKLQPDNERDAPQFRVSMKPQTISPKFPGSVRMLLLKRIKSMFMHPQFNTDVLKPMQLEHIMDQDVQTLSGGELQRVAICLVLGVPADVLLIDEPSAYLDSEQRIHASKVIKKFVMSSKRTAFIVEHDFIMATYLADRVIVFDGTPAIEAWAGKPEGLLTGMNKFLKSLDITFRRDPTNYRPRINKMNSVLDKEQKSSGSYFFVDQD, from the exons ATGTCTGACAAGCTCACCCGTATCGCCATCGTCTCGGACGACAAG TGCAAGCCCAAGAAATG TCGCCAGGAATGCAAGCGCTCGTGCCCAGTCGTCAAGATGGGCAAGCTCTGTATCGAGGTCACCCCCAACGACAAGAAGGCCTTCATCTCCGAGGAGCTCTGCATCGGTTGTGGTATCTGTGTCAAGAAGTGCCCCTTTGAGGCCATCCAGATTCTCAACCTCCCCACCAACCTCGAGTCGCACGTCACCCACCGTTACGCCGCCAACGCGTTCAAGCTCCACCGTCTCCCCACCCCCCGTCCCGGCCAGgtcctcggtctcgtcggCACCAACGGTATCGGCAAGTCGACGGCGCTCAAGGTGCTCAgcggcaagctcaagcccAACCTCGGCCGCTACGACGACCCTCCCGAGTGGACCGAGATCATCAAGTACTTCCGTGGCTCTGACCTCCAGAACTTCTTCaccaaggtgctcgaggacgacatcaAGGCCGTCACCAAGCCCCAGTACGTCGACCAGATCCCCCGCTCCATCAAGGTCCCCCACATGACCGTCGGCAAGATGTTCGACCGCcagaccgagctcgacaaccgcaagcagctcgaggaggacctcgagctcgccaagctccaggACCGTGAGGTCGGCCAGCTCTCGGGCGGAGAGCTCCAGCGTTTCGCCATTGCCATCGCCTCGGTCCGCAAGGCCGACATCTACATGTTCGACGAGCCCTCGTCGTACCTGGATATCCGCCagcgtctcgccgccgcccgtgtcATCCGTGGCCTCGTTACCCCCACCAACtacgtcgtcgttgtcgagcaCGACTTGTCGACCCTTGACTACCTCTCCGACTTTATCTGTGTCTTCTACGGTGTCCCCGGTACCTACGGTGTCGTCACCATGCCCTACTCGGTCCGTGAGGGTATCAACATCTTCCTCGACGGCATGATCCCCACCGAGAACATGCGTTTCCGTGAGGAGTCGCTCACTTTCCGCATCGCCGAGACTGTCGACGAGAACGCCGCTGCTCCCAACCTCCAGTCGTACACCTACCCCGCCATGACCAAGACGCTCGGCAACTTCAAGCtccacgtcgccgagggtgacTTTGCCGACTCTGAGATCATTGTCCTTCTTGGTGAGAACGGTATGGGCAAGACTACCCTCGTCCAGCTGCTCGGTGGCAAGCTCCAGCCCGACAACGAGCGTGACGCTCCCCAGTTCCGCGTCTCGATGAAGCCCCAGACCATCTCGCCCAAGTTCCCCGGCTCGGTTCGCATGCTGCTCCTCAAGCGTATCAAGTCAATGTTCATGCACCCCCAGTTCAACACCGACGTCCTCAAGCCCATGCAGCTCGAGCACATCATGGACCAGGACGTCCAGACCCTGTCCGGTGGTGAGCTGCAGCGTGTCGCCATCTGTCTCGTGCTCGGTGtccccgccgacgtcctcctTATCGACGAGCCCTCTGCCTACCTCGACTCGGAGCAGCGTATCCACGCGTCCAAGGTCATCAAGAAGTTTGTCATGTCGTCGAAGCGCACCGCGTTCATTGTCGAGCACGATTTCATCATGGCCACctacctcgccgaccgcgtcATTGTGTTTGACGGAACACCCGCCATTGAGGCCTGGGCCGGCAAGCCCGAGGGTCTGTTGACTGGTATGAACAAGTTCTTGAAGAGCTTGGACATCACCTTCCGTCGTGACCCTACAAACTACCGCCCGCGTATCAACAAGATGAACTCGGTCCTCGACAAGGAGCAGAAGTCGTCGGGATCGTACTTCTTCGTTGACCAGGACTGA
- the SPBC1773.06c_0 gene encoding Zinc-type alcohol dehydrogenase-like protein, producing MKQYNLTHRTSLDGLVRRDDAPEPVLTGPNDILIRIKAIALNSRDLQVATGLYPAQHPIPDNVVPVSDGCGIVQAVGPAVTLFKVGDRVAPVFPQGHYFNEDLSKGDMSRGLGAGLHGVAQELFVCSEEDAFHIPKHFTYAEGATLPVSPPLYDPNSRQIAFGTAWSSLYAHNPKLRAGETVLCLGTGGVSLSAAQIALAAGARVIVTSSSAAKLDRARGLLTPLAKFPEDAIHTVDYSAIDDWDVEVRRLTGGRGVDFVIEIAGRATLGRSIRSTRQAGLVAVSGYVSAFGAIPEKVLNEDLAVTILMSGAYVRGNFVANREELKAMVSALELGGVKPIIDKTFTFDDLPAAYRYMADGKHFGKVVVEL from the exons ATGAAGCAGTACAACCTCACGCACCGGACAAGCCTGGACGGTCtcgtgcggcgcgacgacgcgcccgagcccgtgCTGACGGGGCCGAACGACATCCTCATCCGCATCAAGGCGATCGCGCTCAACTCGCGCGACTTGCAGGTCGCGACGGGGCTCTACCCCGCGCAGCACCCGATCCCGGACAACGTCGTGCCCGTTTCTG ATGGCTGTGGTATTGTCCAGGCTGTTGGACCCGCCGTCACGCTGttcaaggtcggcgaccgcgtcgcgcctGTCTTTCCCCAGGGGCACTACTTT AACGAGGACCTGAGCAAAGGCGACATGAGCCGCGGACTTGGTGCCGGTCTGCACGGCGTCGCACAGGAGCTGTTCGTGTgcagcgag GAAGACGCCTTCCACATCCCCAAGCACTTCACctacgccgagggcgccacGCTGCCGGTAAGTCCACCCCTCTATGACCCCAACTCACGCCAGATCGCGTTCGGCACCGCCTGGTCGTCGCTGTACGCGCACAACCCgaagctgcgcgccggcgagacAGTCTTGTGcctcggcacgggcggcgtCTCCCTCTCTGCAGCGCAGatcgccttggccgccggcgcgagggtCATcgtgacctcgtcgtccgcagccaagctcgaccgcgcgcgcggcctcctcACCCCGCTCGCAAAGTTCCCCGAGGACGCGATCCACACGGTCGACTACAGCGCCATCGACGACTgggacgtcgaggtgcgccGGCTCACTGGTGGCCGCGGGGTCGACTTTGTCATTGAGATCGCGGGCCGCGCGACGCTGGGCCGCAGTATTCGGAGCACGCGCCAGGCCGGGCTTGTCGCTGTCTCTG GCTACGTGAGCGCATTCGGCGCCATCCCCGAGAAGGTCCTCAAcgaag accTCGCCGTCACGATCCTCATGTCGGGCGCGTACGTCCGCGGCAACTTTGTCGCCAaccgcgaggagctcaaggccatGGTGTctgcgctcgagctgggcggcgtcaAGCCGATCATCgacaag ACGTTTACGTTTGACGACCTGCCGGCCGCGTACAGGTACATGGCGGACGGGAAGCACTTTGGCAAGGTCGTGGTGGAGCTGTAG